One Sporosarcina sp. FSL W8-0480 genomic window, ATGGACGTGTTGAGTAAACTTTTGCTTCCGCGACTCCAGCAGCATCATTTGCAAGTTGGTGGAATTCATCGCAGACGTTTTCCACTTCATTCAAACGTTTTGCATCCAATAGGACGAATAATGTGTTCATCACAATCGGGTTAACGCCTTTGAAGATGTCTGTTATCAATTCCTTCTTTTTTGCGACTGATAATTTAGGAGAGCTAAGTAGTTGTCCTAATCCTTCGTTGTCGCGGAACGCCTTTTTCAATTCTTGAAGTTCCTCTTGAATTGTGGCGGTTAGTCCTTGTTGTAACGCAAGTTCGAATAATGCGGATGCATAGCGTTCAGCTACAACCGAGTTACTCATCGGCCTTCGCCTGCCTTCACAATCGTTTCTTCAATCAAAGCACGGTTGTCTTCCTCAGAGATTTCTT contains:
- a CDS encoding F0F1 ATP synthase subunit delta; this encodes MSNSVVAERYASALFELALQQGLTATIQEELQELKKAFRDNEGLGQLLSSPKLSVAKKKELITDIFKGVNPIVMNTLFVLLDAKRLNEVENVCDEFHQLANDAAGVAEAKVYSTRPLTELETNSISAAFAKKVGKQSLRIENIIDPSLIGGIRLQIGNQIYDSSLSAKLEKLQRELIGS